In Acinonyx jubatus isolate Ajub_Pintada_27869175 chromosome A3, VMU_Ajub_asm_v1.0, whole genome shotgun sequence, a genomic segment contains:
- the EVA1A gene encoding protein eva-1 homolog A produces the protein MALLSNILAAYSFVSENPERAALYFVSGVCIGLVLTLAALVMRISCHTDCRQRPRKKFLQDRDSSSDSSDSDDGSSDTASDISVRRHRRFERTLNKNVFTSAEELERAQRLEERERIIREIWMNGQPEVPGTRSLNRYY, from the exons ATGGCTTTGCTCAGCAACATCCTGGCGGCCTATTCCTTCGTCTCAG AAAACCCCGAGCGCGCAGCTCTGTACTTTGTCTCCGGCGTGTGCATCGGGCTGGTGCTCACTCTGGCCGCCTTGGTGATGAGGATCTCTTGCCACACAGACTGCCGGCAGCGTCCCCGGAAGAAGTTCCTGCAGGACCGAGACAGCAGCAGCGACAGCAGCGACAGCGACGACGGCAGCTCGGACACAGCGTCTGACATCTCCGTCAGGAGACACCGCCGCTTCGAGAGGACTTTGAACAAGAACGTGTTCACCTCGGCCGAGGAGCTGGAGCGCGCCCAGCGACTGGAGGAGCGGGAACGCATCATCAGGGAGATCTGGATGAACGGCCAGCCGGAGGTGCCCGGGACCAGGAGCCTGAACCGCTACTACTAG